CGGCGGCGGCGCTGACAGCGGCGTCGATCATGGTTTTGGGTGTCCTTCCTGGACTCGGTGGGGGTTTGACAGGGCGTCACAGAGCGTCGTAATCTCGCGCGCGCACGGGCGCGCCTGCGCGCGCTGGTGCGCGCGGCCGTACGGGTGGGGTCTGTTTCAGCTGTCACAGCGGCTTGTCACAGGTCTCGTCACAGCTCGTGTCACAGCCGGGCGGTCACTGTGCGTGCGTCTCGCGGATGTGCTCGAGGGCCTGTGTGGCGGCCTCGTAGGCGCGGGCGCGGGCTTCCGCGGGGAGCTTGTCGAGGACGCCTCGGAGGCGGTCGAAGGTGACCGCGGCGACCATGTCCGGGCCCTCCTGGCGGGCTTCCTCCAGGCGCTGTCCCCAGTGCTGCGCGCGCCGGGCCTGCTTCTCGGCCCGCTTGCGCCGCAGTGTCTTCTTCCGCTGCGGCGGGTTGTTCCACGGGGCGGATTCGCTGGTGTCGCTCACCTGCGGTTTTGCCTCCTTCCAGGGCGGTTTCGTGGCAGGGTTGGTGCCGGCGCTTCGGCGCCTTCACCGTGTCCCCGAGGTGCCAACATCACTTCGGGGGCCGGTGGAGCCGTCGAATAGCTCGTTTTCGCAGGTCGGCGGCCTTTTCAGGCCGCCTGGGCGGTCTGACCGCCGTCCTGCTCGTCCAGCAGCTGGAGCGCGCGCTGCTTGCGGTCCTGGGCGGAGCCGGTGGAGATGCCCAGTTCCTCGGAGATGACGCGGACGGTGACCGCGCTCTCGCCTCGGGCCTGGATCATCGCGGCGACCCGGTGGGTGTCCCAGTCGACCTGGCTCATGCGGGCCATGGCGGCGGCTTCAACCGCACGCGCCTCGTGTTCAGCGGCGCGGGCGCGGAGTTCAGCGGCCTGTTCCTTCGCGGCCTCCTGGCGGGCGAGGGATGCGGCGATTTCCTCGTTGTCGAGCTGCTCCTGCTTGGCCGCGTTCACCGTCGCGGCGCGGTGTTCAGCCTCCTTCCGCTCGTGTTCAGCGGCCTCTTCGAGGGCCTTCGCCCGGGCGGCTTCGGCCTCGGCCAGGCGCTGCTGTTCCTGGGCGATTCCGGCCTGGCGGGCGAGTTCGTCCTGCTGGGCGCGGGCGGCCGCGTCGGCCTGGATCCGGCGCTCTTCCTCGGTGGCCTGCGTGGCCATCTGCTGCTTCTCCAGACCCCAGCTGGCCTGCACCTTCTCCCGTTCGATCTGGGCGAGGGTGCGGCGTCGCTCGGTCTCGTCGGCGAGCTCCTGCGCTTCGGCTGCGGCCTGGTCCTCGGCGAGCTTGAGCGCGTGCTGACGCTTGGCCTCACGGAGTTGAAAGTCCGCCTCGGCTCGTTGAATCTCCGCCTGAGCCTCGCGTTCCGCTTCGGCTCGGGCGATCTTCAGCTGACCTTCGGCGCGGATCTTGTCGACCTCCGCTTGAATGCGAGCGGCCCCGAGTTGAACATCGGTCTTGACTCGCTGAATCTCGGCCTCGGCACGCTGAACAGCGGCCTGGGCCTCCCTCTCGATCCGCTTGGTCTCCTCCACCAGCGGCACCCCGAGGGCGCGCTCCACGCTGAACCCGAAGGGCGCCAGCTTGAACGGCAGCATCTCGTTTGCGGACGCCGCCTTGCGCCAGCCCCGCGGATCGTTCTCGTACTTCTGGCGCAGGCCCTCGCGGTAGATCCGCAGCTGCTGGTGTTGGGCAGCGACCACCGTGTAGGGGAGGTTGTAGAGCCGCATCCGGCGGGCGAGGCGGGGCGTGGACAGCGGGGCGAGGATCCACCGGGTCAGCGGGACCGACCCGAGCGGGGTGGCGCCGGCCAGCAGGTCGGCCATCCGGCCGATGTAGTGGCGGGCGGCCTCCACGGCGATGATGAACAGCACCGGGATGACGCCGTGCATGGACGCCGCGAGCGGGTCGTCCGTCACCGGCCCCCCGGCGGCTGCGTTGAAGGCCACCGTGGCGGCTGTCAGGCCGTGGGCGGCCCAGCGCAGGATCGGCAGCGGCATCCGCTTGCGCATCATGTAGAGATCGAGCGCCAGGAGCACGAGGATCCCGGCGTCGATCCCGATGGGGAACGCGTAGGAGAAGCTGCCGAAGTGCTTGCTCTCCGCGAGGTGGCGCAGGGTGTTGTAGGAGCCGGTGAAGCCGATCGCGGCGAGCACCGTGCCGCCGACGCCGGCGATGACGGCGAGCATCCGCATGGTGCGCGGGTCGCTGTCCGACGCGGATTCCGTGGTCTCCGGAACGTCGTCCGTCTCGGCTACAGGCTCGGGGTGGAGGTCGGCCCGCAGGGCGGGCGGGGTGTCTGGGGCGGGGAAGTGGTCGGTCGCCGGTTCGGCGTCGGAGCGGACCAGGTCCGCGGGGATCGTCATTGTGTGCTCCTTGATCGGTCGTGCCGGGGGCGGCGGGGGATGGCGGGTGGGGGTCGCTCAACCCCGGGGGTCTGCCCGACCTGGCGGGCGAGGACAAGGCGCCGGCCCGCAGTGCGGGCGGGCTGCTGTCCGAAGGCCCGTTCGGCGGGCGCGAAGTTGGGTGCCGCTCCCGGTCGGCGGGAGCCAGCGGAGCGGACCAGAGGGGAGGCCCCGGGCGCTCCCTGCCGTCCCCGCCGCAGGGCGGGGGCGACAGGCAACTCGGGGAGGTTCAGCCCTTGTTGCGGTTGAGGTAGGCGTCCTGCAGCCGGCCGAACGACTCGACCAGCCGGGCCGCGGCCCCGCAGAGGGACTCGGGCGTGCAGGTTGTGCAGGTGTCGGCGTGTTCGCGGAGCGCCCGGTCGGCGGCCATGTACCGCTGGTACAGGTCGTCAGCCATGCGCGCGGCGGCCGAAGTCGTGATCGGAGTTGGTGCGACGGAGCGCGTCTTGCAGGCGCTGACGTTCGGTGTCGCTCATGCCGTCGCCCCCTTCTTGTTCTTGGCCTGGCTGGCGCGGTTGCGGGCGGCGCGCCGCTTCAGCGAGCGCCGTTCGTCCTCGGACAGGCCTCCCCACACGCCGGAGTCCTGGCCGGACTCCAGCGCCCACTGGAGACAGGTCTCGATGACGGGGCATCGACGGCAGCACGATTTGGCCTCTTCGATTTGGATCAGGGCCGGGCCGGTGTTGCCGATGGGGAAGAACAGCTCCGGGTCCTCGTTGGCGCACTCGGCGCGGAATCGCCAGTCCATTACTTCGCGCCTCCGTTCGCGCCGGCCTCGCGGACCAGGTGGTCCGACGTCGTCCATACGGTGCCGATCGGGAAGGGCTCGCCGCCGGGGCGGAGCACGTCCTTCACGATCAGCGCCCACTGGGCGCAGCGGCGCTTGAGCAGTTCGCGGGCCCGCTGCGGGTCGCGGACCACGGCGAGCACCTCGAAGGCGCCGTCGCTGTTCTGGTAGATCGCGCCCGTGTCGCGGGGGCCGATCTGCTCGTCGACGACCCGGCGCAGTGCTTCGAGGGTCGTGGTCTCACCGCTCGCGGCCGCGGGCGGGGGGAGCGGGTGTGTCAT
The DNA window shown above is from Streptomyces sp. HUAS 15-9 and carries:
- a CDS encoding DUF2637 domain-containing protein; amino-acid sequence: MTIPADLVRSDAEPATDHFPAPDTPPALRADLHPEPVAETDDVPETTESASDSDPRTMRMLAVIAGVGGTVLAAIGFTGSYNTLRHLAESKHFGSFSYAFPIGIDAGILVLLALDLYMMRKRMPLPILRWAAHGLTAATVAFNAAAGGPVTDDPLAASMHGVIPVLFIIAVEAARHYIGRMADLLAGATPLGSVPLTRWILAPLSTPRLARRMRLYNLPYTVVAAQHQQLRIYREGLRQKYENDPRGWRKAASANEMLPFKLAPFGFSVERALGVPLVEETKRIEREAQAAVQRAEAEIQRVKTDVQLGAARIQAEVDKIRAEGQLKIARAEAEREAQAEIQRAEADFQLREAKRQHALKLAEDQAAAEAQELADETERRRTLAQIEREKVQASWGLEKQQMATQATEEERRIQADAAARAQQDELARQAGIAQEQQRLAEAEAARAKALEEAAEHERKEAEHRAATVNAAKQEQLDNEEIAASLARQEAAKEQAAELRARAAEHEARAVEAAAMARMSQVDWDTHRVAAMIQARGESAVTVRVISEELGISTGSAQDRKQRALQLLDEQDGGQTAQAA
- a CDS encoding WhiB family transcriptional regulator; amino-acid sequence: MDWRFRAECANEDPELFFPIGNTGPALIQIEEAKSCCRRCPVIETCLQWALESGQDSGVWGGLSEDERRSLKRRAARNRASQAKNKKGATA